A single window of Crassostrea angulata isolate pt1a10 chromosome 8, ASM2561291v2, whole genome shotgun sequence DNA harbors:
- the LOC128157799 gene encoding heat shock 70 kDa protein 12A-like encodes MSLYAIQSEVQEMLVEDETGKTMSARKVFSESLRFLVNSLFDEVRKQQTDIEMTDIRWVVTVPAIWSDPAKAFMRKAAIEAGIDSGMLTIALEPEAAALYVKHLPVEKRICENENEDFETFAPGSKYIVVDVGGGTIDITAHEVLEDGHVKELIKATGGNWGGTKVDEEYMDFIKRLIGEDTAKYIDENIPSVFFEACREFEMAKRTIKPNSDGKFNVRIPSQIGETYSIVYCGRELKSVKTVFTKYEKHMAVSFTGDKLRLKSKDAKDFFAESITKIADYLSELIQQDGGNDITTIILVGGYAESPMLIEGIKSRFSHMRVIIPTEAAWSILLGAVIFGHSPNLIKHRRSKYTYGIGVNKKFNPSEHDEKHKYEENGEFRCWGLFSKLVEIDEIVSVGEYRKIDRHFHIKNCKEEGNFKLYASTLKNPKYVDEEECFFIGHILSPGHEFLPKHIIYIDVCFGETQIMFLAQQPKSDKFFLCYLGD; translated from the exons ATGTCTCTTTACGCAATACAG TCAGAAGTCCAAGAAATGTTAGTTGAAGATGAAACTGGAAAGACTATGTCTGCTCGAAAAGTGTTTTCCGAATCACTCAGATTTTTAGTGAATTCACTGTTTGATGAAGTGAGGAAACAGCAAACCGATATTGAAATGACGGATATTAGATGGGTTGTCACAGTGCCAGCAATCTGGTCTGACCCCGCAAAGGCATTCATGAGGAAAGCTGCAATAGAG GCTGGAATAGACTCTGGTATGTTGACGATAGCTTTAGAACCTGAAGCGGCAGCTCTATATGTTAAACATCTTCCTGTAGAGAAAAGAATTTGTGAAAATGAGAACGAAGACTTCGAGACATTTGCTCCCGGTTCAAAATACATTGTTGTGGATGTTGGAG GGGGTACAATTGATATAACTGCGCACGAGGTGCTGGAGGACGGTCACGTCAAAGAACTTATTAAAGCCACTGGAGGGAACTGGGGAGGCACAAAGGTGGACGAAGAATATATGGATTTTATCAAACGTCTCATTGGTGAAGATACTGCAAAGTATATTGATGAAAACATACCAAGTGTATTTTTTGAAGCTTGTAGGGAGTTTGAAATGGCCAAAAGAACAATCAAACCCAATTCCGACGGCAAATTTAATGTCAGGATTCCCTCTCAAATCGGGGAAACCTACTCAATAGTATATTGCGGTAGAGAGTTGAAATCAGTAAAAACTGTCTTTACAAAGTATGAAAAACATATGGCCGTTTCATTTACTGGAGACAAACTGCGACTGAAATCAAAAGATGCCAAAGATTTCTTTGCTGAATCGATAACAAAAATTGCTGATTATCTTTCAGAACTTATTCAGCAAGATGGTGGAAATGACATTACTACTATTATTCTTGTTGGTGGCTATGCAGAGTCTCCGATGCTTATTGAGGGAATTAAATCCAGGTTTTCTCACATGCGTGTTATCATCCCTACAGAAGCAGCATGGTCAATTTTGCTTGGCGCAGTCATTTTCGGTCACAGTCCCAACCTTATAAAACATAGACGAAGCAAGTATACCTATGGCATTGGCGTAAACAAAAAGTTCAATCCTTCTGAACACGATGAAAAAcataaatatgaagaaaatggAGAATTTCGATGTTGGGGGCTTTTTAGTAAACTAGTAGAGATCGATGAAATTGTATCTGTCGGTGAATACAGAAAAATTGATAggcattttcatataaagaaTTGTAAAGAGGAAGGGAATTTCAAATTGTACGCTAGTACATtgaaaaatccaaaatatgttGATGAGGAAGAATGTTTCTTCATCGGGCATATTCTGTCGCCTGGTCATGAGTTTCTTCCCAAGCATATCATTTACATCGATGTGTGTTTTGGAGAAACGCAAATCATGTTCTTAGCACAGCAACCAAAGAGTGATAAATTTTTTCTTTGCTATCTTGGAGATTGA
- the LOC128157910 gene encoding heat shock 70 kDa protein 12A-like, which yields MTSKRNYLLVAAIDFGTTFSGYAFSSKHDFEKDPTKASLRRWVDPISSMMYCKTSTCILFTEDQKFDKFGFEAEAKYLDLISDNNQNNWYFFTKFKMLLYEIQSEDQQLLIKDDNGKAMSALVVFSESLRYLKQSLLDEIKNQFINIELNEIKWVITVPAIWSDPAKAFMRRAAMKAGIDSEMLTIALEPEAAALYIKHIPIEKRVDESKEGVLQVFCPGTKYIIVDAGGGTIDITAHEVLEDGHVRELIKATGGNWGGTRVDEEYMDFIKSIIGEEATKHIEESKPDVFFEACREFEMAKRRIKPMSDNKFTVKIPLCIGEEYTNYNEGKSLNLLETCLSRTGIQIGISFIRDKLRLASTDAEYFFKQSITEISNHLKKLFQNKDGKGISTIILVGGYAESPTLIEGIKSNFPEMRTVIPQEASSSILLGALIFGHNPSLIRQRRSKYTYGICVNKKFNPSEHDEKHRYEENGEYRCGGYFSKLVEVDESFDVEESQFEKRYRIKKCKDEGNLKLYASTSKWPKYVDEEDCFYIGHILSPGHEFVPEEYIYINVFFGDTQIFFLANQPKSKKTALCYLGQ from the exons ATG aCTTCAAAGAGGAATTATTTGCTAGTAGCAGCAATTGACTTTGGAACAACATTTTCTGGATACGCATTTTCATCAAAACATGATTTTGAGAAGGACCCAACAAAGGCTAGCCTAAGACGGTGGGTAGACCCTATAAGCTCGATGATGTACTGCAAGACTTCGACGTGCATTTTATTCACTGAAGATCAGAAGTTTGATAAATTTGGATTTGAGGCAGAGGCCAAATACTTGGACCTGATTTCTGACAATAACCAGAACAATTGGTATTTTTTCACAAAGTTTAAGATGTTGCTTTACGAAATACAG tCAGAGGATCAACAACTTTTAATTAAGGATGACAATGGCAAAGCAATGTCCGCCCTAGTTGTATTTTCTGAATCACTTCGATATTTAAAACAATCTCTGTTGGATGAAATCAAGAATCAGTTcatcaatattgaattaaacGAAATAAAATGGGTAATTACAGTACCAGCTATCTGGTCTGATCCTGCAAAAGCTTTCATGAGGAGGGCTGCGATGaag GCAGGAATAGACTCCGAGATGCTAACAATAGCATTGGAACCTGAAGCAGCAGCGCTGTATATTAAACACATTCCTATAGAGAAAAGAGTGGATGAAAGCAAGGAAGGAGTTTTACAGGTCTTTTGTCCTGGAACAAAATACATCATAGTGGACGCTGGGG GTGGTACAATTGACATAACTGCACACGAAGTGCTGGAAGACGGTCACGTCAGAGAACTCATTAAAGCCACTGGAGGGAACTGGGGAGGTACGAGGGTCGACGAAGAATATatggattttatcaaatctatCATTGGTGAAGAGGCCACAAAACATATTGAAGAAAGCAAACCTGACGTGTTTTTTGAAGCCTGTAGAGAGTTTGAAATGGCTAAACGTAGAATTAAACCGATGTCCGACAATAAATTTACAGTTAAAATTCCGTTGTGCATCGGGGAAGAGTACACAAATTATAATGAAggtaaaagtttaaatttattagaaACTTGTTTATCAAGGACTGGTATACAAATAGGGATTTCATTTATCAGAGATAAATTGCGATTGGCATCAACAGatgcagaatatttttttaaacaatcaatCACTGAAATATCTAATCATCTTaagaaactatttcaaaataagGACGGAAAAGGCATCTCCACCATAATTCTTGTCGGTGGTTATGCAGAATCTCCAACGCTTATCGAAGGAATCAAATCCAACTTTCCTGAAATGCGTACGGTTATTCCACAAGAAGCATCTTCGTCTATTTTGCTTGGCGCACTCATTTTTGGTCACAACCCCAGTCTTATAAGACAGAGGCGGAGCAAGTACACCTATGGTATTTGtgtgaacaaaaaattcaaTCCTTCCGAACACGATGAAAAACATAGATATGAAGAAAATGGAGAATATCGATGTGGGGGATATTTTAGTAAACTAGTAGAGGTTGATGAAAGTTTTGATGTTGAAGAATCTCAATTTGAAAAACGATATCGCATAAAGAAGTGTAAAGATGAgggaaatttgaaattatatgCCAGTACATCGAAATGGCCTAAGTATGTTGATGAAGAAGACTGTTTTTACATTGGGCATATTCTGTCTCCAGGGCACGAGTTTGTCCctgaagaatatatatatattaatgttttCTTTGGAGACACGCAAATTTTCTTCCTAGCTAACCAACCAAAAAGTAAAAAGACGGCTCTTTGCTATCTTGGACAATAA